A window of Magallana gigas chromosome 8, xbMagGiga1.1, whole genome shotgun sequence genomic DNA:
CTTGATTTTAactagtaatacatgtatatatataagaaatatagTAAGGGATGCAAGCACGCACTAAGACCTGTTACACAGTGAGTGATGTGGCATTAGCCCGCGGGCTCTTTGCTTATTCTTAGTTTTGAAGATTGATAATATTTTAGTGAGAGAAAGCAACTTAAAAAGTAACGTATTTTGCAGAGTACATtacttcatttaatttctaaacatttgCTGGTCCTCTCTGATCCGTCatatcatttgtaaaattttatcataaaaataacaACTTTGTTTATAGATAACAAGTTTCAACCTCTGAAGTCTCAACTTACAAGACCTTGGTCTGAATTAGCAAAGTCTGCAAAGTATTACTACATCAGCAAGGCCAAAGAAGCTGTTATGATAGTCCTGTCCATCATAGCCCCAGGACAAGAGGACACCATTCTCTCAAAACTCAGTCCATCCTCTACAAATGAAAGTGATGCAACAGACAAAGCTACACAACAGTTGATAGAGGCATATCATGTCACAGCAGACAAAAAAACCCAGCTGCAGATCTTATCATTATTTGCGAACAACTTTACAAAGGAAAAGCTTCTTCAACTTGTACCATCACTGACACAATCCAAAATTGATGCCGCCAGAAAACATGCTTCAGTGATTGGACCAGGACAGATACTAAATCCACCAAAGATATACAGAATACGTCTGACCAGACCAAAATTACTACACTTTCTGGAATATGTATCCATGCCCTCTATTTCCCAGGTTCTTGGTTTTGGTACCATGCAACTTCATTTGTCAAGtggagaaaaaatacaaattccaAAAGTTATCAGAAATGCTGTGAGTGCTAGAATCATTGCAAACTACCTAGAGTATTGCAAGGAAACAGAGTTCCAAACTTTCAGCCGTGCATCTTTGTACAGAATCCTGAAAGCCTGTCGAGCATCAAAAAGGAAAGCGATGCATGGACTTGACAATACTACAGCACTTGGAATGAATGCCATGGAGTCATTACAGAAGGTTGTAACAAGACTTGGGGAATATGGATTGGATATAGAGAAAAAAGACACTCTGATTGATATGATCAACATCTGTAATCAGCACTTGAAATTTGATGTGAAAAGCCATTTCAGCAGAAGTTCCTCATGCAGTGATCATTGTACAATGTTTGCCCTGAGTGATCCAACAGACACATGCTTTTCTAGTAACTGTGATCATGACCATTCAGACATTTGCTCAAATTGTGTTTTGACACACAAACTTACAGAGGGCATCAATGAAGCCACTAAAACAGTCAGAATACCATCTGAGGATTTGATGGAGGAATTGCAGCATGAAATTATCATGGCAACAAAAGCCATCAAGGACTGGAAGGCTCATCTTCTTAGAACTGTGCACCAAGACTTTGCAAGATCAGATATCCTACAACACCTTGAATCAAACCAGGGACTTCTTATAATGGATTGGGCCATGAAGTTTCTACCCCTCCAGTACAGGGAAACACAGTCAGACTTCTTTGGAAAAAAGGGCATTAGCTGGCATATTTCATGTTTAATTACCAAGAAGAGTGACCCTGAACCAACAGCTAGCACCTTGTCAGACCACCTTGACTTGAACACCTATATCCATATCCTTGAGAATGGTACTCAAGGTTGGTTTTCCGTTGCTCATATTATTAGACACCTTCTTTTGACTCTATCAGTGCAGTTTCCAAACCTGAAAGAGATCTACATGAAGACAGACAATGCTGGTTGCTATCACTGTACACCACTAATTGCCTTCATCAGTCAGAATCACAGTCATTTTCCTATTACCATCAAGGAGTTCAACTTCAGTGAAGCACAGTCTGGAAAAGATCTTTGTGACAGCAAAACTGGTTCCTGTCGAATGCATGTGGCTAGATTTCTGAATGAGGGAAATGATATTCTTTCTGCCTCAGACTTGAAGAGAGCCTTAGAAAGTAATAATCGATTAAAAGGAACAAAGACCTGTGTTATCTCCATTGACAATGCAGAGGAGCCAAAGATAAAATCCAAAATTCCTCAGATTAGCCTTCTGAACAATTTCAGATTTGATGTGGATTCAGTTATTGCAAGAAGGGCATATCAGATTGGTTGTGGACGCCTTATTGAGACTAATACTTTGAAGGATCAGCATCTTAATGTTGGAGAAATGAATGGTTTTGAGGTAAATGttagttataaaaattaataatcattACCGGTAATTATATAATGTTTGGTTCAATATCATAAAGAAGACATACTAGCTATTTTGTCTCTGTTATATAAATTACAAATGCATTTACTATAAAGTCTCTGTAgtataaatacaaatgtatgtgctatatagtctaaaaattacaaatgtaatttGGATTTTATTGCTTTATAGGTTTTAGAAGAATTTCCATCTCATGCAGTTGATGTTGGACAAGTCTGTGTTAGAATGAGGAACCcaaacattcaaaatgaaatggaGGAGGAACAGAACCAGGATCAGGACCAGGGGCCCCTGAATAATGATTTGTATGCATGTCCAGATCCCTATTGCCAGAAACAGTATGTGAGGTCTGCTAACCTAGAGAAACATCTAGCAATAGGCAATCACCTTTACAGGAAAGCTGAAGAAACCGGAATTGATTATGGCATCAAAATCTGGGTTGAGAAGTGTTCTGCCATCCGAGAGAAATATGCTCACATTTGTGAGACAGTGTTGTCTCAGAGTCGTGATACAGGTATCGTTTCCTTATGTTCAGGAGGATGGGCATTGAAATCTGTTGCTAAATGCAACAGGTTCTCCTTAAATGTGAAGGAGTatgtaaagaagatttttgaaagctGTGAAAAGACAGGAAAACGGCCGAATTATGCAGCTTTAAGTGGAGAACTTCAAAAAGCTTGTGATGAAAATGGACAGCGCCTTTTTAGACCATTTGAGTGGCTAACAGCAAATCAATTGAGAAACTTGTTTGCATCATATATTAACAACAAGAAGAAAAATTACAGGGACAGACAGATTCTTTTACTGGAAGTTCCAGAAACTGATGAACATCTTCAAGAAATTGTCATGAATCTTAAGGCAGAAGAACGTCAGCAGACTGTATCTGACATGtatgaaaatgtgttttatgcAGCAAATACTTAATTTACCTTTGGATATCTCTGTGGCAACCTGTATAACATGCATTTACATGGAAATTATCAATGTTTTATACTTTAAGATATTTGTAAAGTCGAAAAATTccaggtttaaaaaaaaaaatccactcaGTTTGTGTATTTTAGCatgaatttatttcttattacaTTTGGTATTTATCTTTTATGATTGTGTGAGCATCGCAACTTACAGGTTACATTAGTGcaatgattcatttttttttatgtaatgaTTATTGTCAGTTCTAATTAGACACCACCAAAAGTTAACTCTCTGAAGGTTCAATGCACTGTCAGTAATATATAAGGTTTTAAACAAACGCAAATGATTGTATTTCCTTGGAAACAAGTTTTTTCATTTTAGTAACCAATTTTATTttagtatttgaaaatattgaaattaatgtttgcAAAACTTATCTTAGAGTAATAACATTTGATTTAGTATTCTCTGTTAAAACCATAAAgcatcagaatttttttttaccttctgCAAAGAAAGTGATAAAAgtccaaaatgagaaaaaaaaacaattttaagtttttatgaATAACAGTAATATATACGTAATGTACTTATATGATGGCGTTATTAATGACAACTTGTATTTcctgttttgaaatattcaaagttaatttttattattatttgctgtataaattgtcaaaataatgCTGTGATATATCAGAACATTTCTGGTATAgatttaaatgaattgaatGTTAGCCATTTTAacgttttttttgtaaaaatgaaaatatcagtctCATTGGTGACGTCATATCTGACCTATATTATAGAGTCCAAagtcatattttttatattgtactATTCATGGTCCGTACTTATTGGTGTAATTgcaataaaagaaattgaagCGTTTACAGACCCCAAAATAATGCTTTGTAAGttggtaaaatttgaacatttcacTAAAcgtaggaatttgaaaagtttaTGACCTTTTTGTACTTAAACTACATAAGATCTATATAAATGTACCTCCCCAGGAGACATGCTAGACAACATGCTTTTACCCCCTATAACTAGTTTCTATGCATGTATTATCACTGTTAGTTGAGAGGTCCTGAAATATGTGTAGATTTCATGGTTTTTGTTCCCATATTTGACCCCTTgttctatttttagtaacatgCCTTTTACTCATGAACTATGCCAACCATGACAAAAACATATGTGGCAAATTTTATGGCATATTAATACTATGTTGCACACCAAAATTGATATCGATACATCAACCATGCTTGTGGACTGTTTTGCATGACTTTCTCTGAGACGCTCACTTAAACGTTTTTCTGGTCTTTTCTATAGAGGGTACACCTGTTGGGGCACCAGAAGGGTATCTAAAAATTATGGATTTAATTGATACACGCATGACGAGTTCAATATTCTCGATCCAATAAAGAGTAAATGTACGTATAGGAAAGAGAATAAATtccaaatatcaaaatttatttcaaactaaTTATGAGAGTCTATGGAAAACCACACCTGTAATCCACTATCCCAAAAGACCCCTTCATCTAGTGTAAATAAGAAGAAATGCACCCAAATACGGAGACTGTTTTACAATACAATACCAAGAATCCTCTGGTATAGAACACAGGACGAAGATGGTATTTTTATGCTCGGTTTTGATTACAGAGTcgcatatttgaaaaaaaataacctttaaaaatgacattgtatatacaaatataatccACGACCTGGAAAATTTGACTCTTATGTAATTGTGTAAATAGGATCGTGTGATTATAAATCTGTTTATtagaaatgaattcaaaatacgcagaacaatagtttacatttatttcagaatCAATTTTGAATGGTTACAGCCGTAAACAAatgtgatcaaataaaaaattgacctgtttttcattttgtttgacTTGTCCCTTCTTTATAAAAATCTGTGAACGGCCCCAAATATTAAACcgtataacaaattaatttgaCCCATGTGTTACGTTTGAAAATTAAACTTTGCGTGACACAAAGTATTGTGATATTAACAGACACCACTTGATAAGTGATTAACAGACCAAGGTAGACGCGCTTTAACCTTATTGTCACTTAATAGGCCCACCGTGCAAAATgagatttcattaaatttcaagCAAGAATGTTTCTTGAATAATACATAAACCATTCAGGTATTAGATAACtcttaaattgaatattttaatgacgATTATGTGGAACAACAACGTTAACACCAGGTGAATATTAATTTGTACCAATTGTGATTTACTATGACAggtgtttttttatacaaactatCTAAAATCATTAGGTTATATGTTTCTTAATTGTGATTTTATATCTGACAATAACATTGAAATTTCATCTGAAAATTCATagattatcataatatataaacgTTTGGTAtacatttttctcaaattgtttaAATCCCATATATATACTTACAGTACAGAAAAGCCTAAAATTAAATGTAACGATTCAAactacaatgtatttataaatttaacatCATAACATATTAGCAGGCAGCGGTCATACGATACCCCTATACCTAGCGTAAAAGAAaagctagtttttttttttaaataacatacaAATATGTGGATCTTTTACACGCTCCGATAGAGGGCGCCCTTGATATTTTGGTTCAAAAAGGTTGACAACAGAGTCGCCAGATTAAGAAAAAGcttatgtttatattatttaaagtgCGTAAGAAAtacatttgcaaaaattttgcttttgataCGGCGATCAATAGAAAACTTATTAAATAAGAACTATAAAAACCCGGAAAACAATTACGAGAATTGTTTCTTTAAATGCACCGAAAACAGTTATTCTTAAATTCGTGAAACAACAATCAGAAATCTAATGCCCCCGCAACCCCAATATATCACTACCAGGCGGATGATAACGATAATCCATGTAAATTGACGACAACGGCTCCATCAATTTTACACTATATCACCATCAAGTAATTTGTTTTTTCGTGCAAGAAACCTACATATAATTAGAAAGGTTGAGAGAGGTTTAGAATTAACGAATCGGTTATTGTAAGTCTGATTTACTGAATTTAATTACAGTGATCATTTCTTACTTTGATATCAAGGAATAACATTTTGATATACTTGAATCAAAATCTGGTTAATGAACGCTtaaaaaatatctgaattttCGATAACTTTACGAACCCGGTTTTCAGTTATGAAAGAATCATCAATtttgtcgtttttttttaaatttcattaattaatgaagtAAGTCTACCATACTTTATTCTgctatttcattttgttttcagcATTATCTTTGGGGGTTGGAAATGTCTGAGAGCGAATGTCAGACATGTCGGCCCAACGACACCTCGGCCCAACGACACTTCGGCCCCAGGGCACCTCGGCCAAGACGGGTCGGCCCAAAATTTGAGACACGTCGGCTCACGTAAAAGACATCTCGGTTcaagcaaaattaaaacaaaaatatttgatttaaatgtttttattttatcaacatatatattttatgaaaatattatatatcaaatacttgtaaaagaaattgaattaataaaaaaaaatgagaccATTAAATTGTAAGCAAGAAAGAAagttaaattaagaaaatgacgACAATTTCGACAATGACGCTAATAGTTAAACAAACAAGAGGATGCAGCACTCTCCTTTGGAGTCGCAAACGCGAGACACGGGTGACAATGAAGATTTAATTACGAACAGTTGATTATAAGACGATAATCACCGAAGTCCATATATATCCTTTGGATGATTACCACCCCATATCAGATTTACAAAGTCGTCAGAGAAACAACACATCatgacatttcatttcattattacgCAAAAATTTTTATTGTGTCCACTTTCTGGTCAATCTTTGTAGATTtaataaattcatgaaaatatctaaatacTTAGTATTGCAATCTTTAAATCCTAGATTTAACACCAATATATATTTCAAGTGTGTCATCAATTCCTGAAATTTCCGATCTACAAAATTCacatattcttttattattgTAGTGAAAAAAGTTAATAAGATTTCGACAACCTTAAAGTCATCAAATTTCAATTGGCTGTTGACAAAAAAAATGAGacgcgtgaccatccaatgaaacaaatacacagagtttgattgacaggtttagtcatacatgtatgcaagtgTGACCCGACTATGATGTCCGAAGTTATGCGCGCTTATTGTACATAtcgatgtaaatttaaaaaaaaatagacatgaCCTTTTCACTAAAAATTGATTTAGGTTTGTTTCTATCTAACCTtccacataaaaaatatttttttatagacTTTAAATGAACTTTATTCATTAATGTTGTGTATAACGATATACTAATCATTcagtattgattaaaaaatatcatctgACAATTTTATCACATTTAGCACCAATTCGATATTTCATGTTGTTGGTCATTATCTTCAAAAGAGAGATAGAAAGAAGAAATCAATGAatagataaagtaattatctgcccctattttttttttatatttatgtttagtAGAACCGAAAGTTTCATTGGGCCGAGGTGTCTTTTACATGGGCCGACGTGTCAATTAATTTGGGCCGACCCGTCTGGGCCGAGGTGTCAAACGCCCTTGGCCGAGGTGTCGTTGGGCGGAGATGTCCGTCTACCCTGAGAGCAGGGTATCATAGGAACTTTTTTTAGATTTGAgatttgtttcaaataaaatactAGAGATGACTATCCTTTCGTTTCTAGAATATtgtctttgtaaaaaaaaattagattttgttttatctGAAACAGAAGAGATTTGTTTTTTGTCTTTTGgagaaaacaaatttgaatgttatacatgtaaggatTGTATATTACTTCACAGACAAGAAATACACTTGTCATCATCATATACTGCTTAGAACTATTATTCGTATGAATGTGTTGTATATATTTCAAGTTcattaatgaataatttttttaaattaaaatctaaaaactGAAAGATAGTTAGGCGATTGATAATTAAGTATTAAGTAAGCATTTTCCTAATACAGACGTGAATGAATATCATGATCAAAGGTTGATAAATCttgaatatgatttaaaaaatgtcgtAATCAATGCAgttaaatagtttttttctttttctaatagatattgtaCTAATTAAGTCCACATAGTAAACcaatattatcaatttttaatgaaatataaccAAAAGAATTTTGCAggtataaacaacaaaatatgaaacaaagcAAAAGCAAACGTCATCATTTACGAAATTAAAGAAAGAAACGggttttcattaatattctaGTTTGACAGCGCCCGTTGCGGTGAGTTAACAGTCAAACGTTATTGCACTTGTCTTTGAAaactatatctatctatctatctatctatctatctatctatctatctatctatctatctatctatctatctatctatctatctatctatctatctatctatttatctatctatatataaagcacagagaaattcaccttaTTGAAGCTTCACCTCCGCCCCGGCCGGGGCTtcaactcacgacctctggaaccatTCTCCTAGcggtgagcggccaccgcgctaaccactgggccatctaggcaagacaaaaatcttgctttcgatgacgaagggAAACTAGCGCGCTGGTCACTCACTACACGGtcgtttgagatacaggtggaatccagttaaacgacaattggAGAGGATCGGGACGATAAGCATTGCATAGATATATGCAATTCTGCATCCCTCTAACATTAACAATGTATTGCTTATCTTGTTGAATTTCCTCGTTAATATAAGTAGCAATAATAAAAAACGTTTACAACACTCATGGATGGCTGTGTCTAATTTGACTTTTTGGTGTTGACTTTACGTAAACTATTTCTAAATCGATCAAAACTAAGATTTTGTTAAGCACACAATCCTATGGATTCGCTCGAATTGGTCTCTGGCTTTAAAATAGTTGTAGAATGTAGCAACCGTTGTAACATTCGAAGAATATATAAGAAATTGACTGCGTCTTCTGTTTGAAATACAGATGGACAGAATTAGTaattaaaaatacttatttaatAAGAGGGTGCAAACTAGATAATACCATAACAATTGGCAAAATCATATTCCCTAACATACAAAAAGtgatgttttgtttaaataataccCTAAAAATGccaatgtaaaatttaaatcataattatgtAGTCAGAATTCCCTGTTTTCTAATATGTCTATTTACCTTATCCTTAAGTAACTATAAGATTAGTTCTTTAATTTATAGATATGTAGtgtgattaaacaaaattttatgaatttcaaagatattgaactttttaacaaacaaGCAACTCGAACTCTTACTAAACAACACCTTATACTCGCCTTTTGTCTGGTTTGATGGATTCCAAACGTTAGGAAATGATCTTCTGTCACATTATTAATGATATCATAAAAGGAATATCGAACTATTTTTATCCATAACATTCTACTAATGTTAATGGTTTTCATTTAGAAATTGTCCCAAGCCTTAAGttgattattttgacaaattaaacaattactGATAGCAAACActccttttctttttatatctttg
This region includes:
- the LOC136270832 gene encoding uncharacterized protein, whose protein sequence is MIVLSIIAPGQEDTILSKLSPSSTNESDATDKATQQLIEAYHVTADKKTQLQILSLFANNFTKEKLLQLVPSLTQSKIDAARKHASVIGPGQILNPPKIYRIRLTRPKLLHFLEYVSMPSISQVLGFGTMQLHLSSGEKIQIPKVIRNAVSARIIANYLEYCKETEFQTFSRASLYRILKACRASKRKAMHGLDNTTALGMNAMESLQKVVTRLGEYGLDIEKKDTLIDMINICNQHLKFDVKSHFSRSSSCSDHCTMFALSDPTDTCFSSNCDHDHSDICSNCVLTHKLTEGINEATKTVRIPSEDLMEELQHEIIMATKAIKDWKAHLLRTVHQDFARSDILQHLESNQGLLIMDWAMKFLPLQYRETQSDFFGKKGISWHISCLITKKSDPEPTASTLSDHLDLNTYIHILENGTQGWFSVAHIIRHLLLTLSVQFPNLKEIYMKTDNAGCYHCTPLIAFISQNHSHFPITIKEFNFSEAQSGKDLCDSKTGSCRMHVARFLNEGNDILSASDLKRALESNNRLKGTKTCVISIDNAEEPKIKSKIPQISLLNNFRFDVDSVIARRAYQIGCGRLIETNTLKDQHLNVGEMNGFEVLEEFPSHAVDVGQVCVRMRNPNIQNEMEEEQNQDQDQGPLNNDLYACPDPYCQKQYVRSANLEKHLAIGNHLYRKAEETGIDYGIKIWVEKCSAIREKYAHICETVLSQSRDTGIVSLCSGGWALKSVAKCNRFSLNVKEYVKKIFESCEKTGKRPNYAALSGELQKACDENGQRLFRPFEWLTANQLRNLFASYINNKKKNYRDRQILLLEVPETDEHLQEIVMNLKAEERQQTVSDMYENVFYAANT